From the genome of Chanos chanos chromosome 5, fChaCha1.1, whole genome shotgun sequence, one region includes:
- the map3k8 gene encoding mitogen-activated protein kinase kinase kinase 8 yields MSSGSRICNKIPKMEYKNENIGIELLLAHMNIEDIIQAVDKFCSEGEEEEESETSFEDSLSQEDMDENEEVTDIQKSHASLTHTKGHGKVRYGSVTDLLSFVNLVSNAPANSLSDLDEEIGVLLNKTNMVIKEGRYRINSDVLLFPWKLTYRNPGPGHVPKGSFGKVHLAQDTETRKRMACKLIPLQNFRAADVEFQARFCHENIAELYGVLLWEQNLHLFMEAGEGGSVLEKLESCGPMREFEIIWVTQQVLRGLEYLHSHKIIHHDIKPSNIVLMSAKAVLVDFGLTVQMTGDVYIPRDLRGTEMYMSPELVLCRGHNTKTDIYSLGTTIIHMQTGSPPWVRRYPRTAYPSYLYIIHKQAPPLEDISEDCSPAMRGLLERALERVPSRRSTATELLNEEALHPHREDQPRCWSLDSALGEGTHPLLRQQSQVTDSTTDSTLYTEDSGKRKGSLYVDLGALAGYYNFVRGPPTTEYG; encoded by the exons ATGAGCAGCGGATCTAG AATTTGTAATAAAATCCCGAAAATGGAGTACAAGAATGAGAACATTGGAATAGAACTTCTGCTTGCTCACATGAACATTGAGGACATAATCCAAGCAGTGGACAAGTTCTGTTccgagggagaggaggaggaagagtcaGAGACATCGTTTGAGGACAGTCTTTCCCAGGAGGACATGGATGAGAATGAGGAGGTGACAGACATTCAGAAATCACATGCTTCGCTGACCCATACAAAGGGTCATGGAAAAGTCAGATACGGGTCTGTGACTGACCTACTTTCTTTCGTGAATCTGGTTTCTAATGCACCTGCTAACTCTCTCTCGGATCTGGATGAAGAGATTGGTGTTTTGTTGAACAAA ACAAACATGGTCATTAAAGAGGGGCGGTACAGGATCAACTCAGATGTGCtcttgtttccatggaaactgaCCTATAGGAACCCCGGCCCCGGGCACGTTCCAAAGGGCTCCTTTGGAAAAGTCCACCTGGCCCAGGATACTGAAACTCGCAAAAGAATGGCATGCAAACTG ATCCCCTTGCAGAACTTCAGGGCGGCCGACGTGGAGTTCCAGGCTCGGTTCTGTCATGAGAACATAGCAGAGCTCTATGGTGTTTTGTTATGGGAGCAGAACCTACACCTGTTCATGGAGGCGGGTGAGGGGGGCTCGGTACTGGAGAAGCTGGAGAGCTGTGGACCAATGAGAGAGTTTGAGATTATTTGGGTCACTCAGCAAGTGCTCCGTGGTTTGGAGTACTTACATTCCCACAAAATCATACATCATGACATCAAAC CCAGCAACATAGTGCTGATGTCTGCTAAGGCAGTGCTGGTGGACTTTGGCCTGACAGTGCAGATGACAGGGGATGTGTACATTCCCAGGGATCTGAGAGGCACTGAG atGTACATGAGTCCAGAGCTGGTTCTCTGTCGTGGTcataacacaaagacagacatctACAGCCTGGGAACTACCATCATTCATATGCAGACGGGTAGCCCACCCTGGGTCAGGAGGTACCCCCGCACTGCCTATCCTTCATACCTTTACATA ATCCATAAGCAGGCACCTCCTCTGGAGGATATCTCAGAGGACTGCAGCCCAGCCATGAGGGGCCTACTGGAGCGAGCGCTGGAGAGAGTGCCCTCACGGAGGAGCACCGCAACCGAACTCTTAAACGAGGAGGCGTTGCACCCCCACCGTGAGGATCAGCCCCGCTGCTGGAGTCTAGACTCAGCCCTGGGAGAGGGTACACACCCGTTACTGCGCCAGCAAAGTCAAGTAACAGACAGTACGACAG actCAACTCTATATACTGAGGACTCTGGGAAGAGAAAGGGTTCTCTCTATGTCGACCTAGGGGCCTTGGCAGGCTACTATAACTTTGTCCGGGGCCCACCAACCACAGAGTACGGCTAA
- the mtpap gene encoding poly(A) RNA polymerase, mitochondrial codes for MAASLVSCGLHMRRSGRLVKLFQNLDSHVSRRLGTTTSAEKVDVDKTHQAVCVVISDVRNIRKSYFAIQEEGQEQAERSVLISCPPKFSEERFLKHLSKHGDISNYFFYYSYGIYAVVEFSNRDSIASMKESSRIPIVQHEAAVPFKSRLFSLKSTGALNQSDSPNTVKCQQHAPLPINQLTQRLSKEESMDRQLQSLMEAYQLTEDNVRLRFLVCSLLRDIAAAYFPECTIRPFGSSVNGFGKLGCDLDMFLDLDAISGGKPKKSDSGLSLEYQVKRGASERSVTQSILSVIGECVDQFGPGCVGVQKILNARCPLVRFSHQPSGFQCDLTANNRVAMKSSELLYLYGQLDERVRCLVFTVRCWARVHGITSSIPGAWISNFSLTVMVLFFLQRRSPAILPTLDQLKDLAAASDKCVIEGNDCTIVSDLSKIKLQNNTESLEKLLQEFFEFYGTFAFNKMSLNIRKGKEQNKPESAALYIQNPFETSLNVSKNVNATQLERFVALCRESAWMLQQGEVLKRGSAQSSGSVPPWGLAALLLPSVAEGAGVKGRRKRKREPASERIKSLLDSLKSNGGGKKNQRS; via the exons ATGGCTGCCTCCTTAGTATCGTGCGGGTTACATATGAGGAGGTCCGGGAGACTTGTCAAATTGTTCCAGAATTTAGATTCACACGTCTCAAGGAGGTTAGGGACCACTACTTCAGCCGAAAAAGTAGATGTTGACAAGACACACCAGGCCG tttgtgttgtgatttcaGATGTCAGGAACATCAGAAAGTCATATTTCGCCATTCAAGAAGAGGGGCAAGAACAAGCCGAGAGATCAGTTCTCATCAGCTGCCCCCCTAAATTCAGCGAGGAAAGGTTTTTAAAACACTTATCCAAACATGGAGACATCAGCAACTACTTCTTTTATTACAGCTAT GGCATCTATGCTGTGGTTGAATTCTCCAATAGGGATAGCATTGCCTCCATGAAGGAGAGCTCTCGCATCCCCATTGTCCAACACGAAGCCGCTGTGCCTTTTAAATCCCGCCTCTTCTCCTTAAAATCCACTGGAGCACTGAACCAATCAGACAGCCCGAACACAGTCAAGTGCCAGCAGCATGCACCACTCCCCATTAACCAACTCACTCAGCGCCTTTCTAAAGAGGAAAGT ATGGATCGGCAGCTTCAGTCCCTGATGGAGGCGTATCAGCTGACGGAGGACAATGTGCGCCTGCGTTTCCTCGTCTGCTCGCTGCTTCGGGACATAGCTGCCGCATatttcccagaatgcaccaTCAGGCCGTTCGGCTCCAGCGTGAACGGCTTTGGTAAACTGGGCTGTGACCTTGACATGTTCTTAGACTTGGATGCCATCAGCGGTGGAAAGCCAAAAAAG TCAGATTCGGGTCTATCTCTAGAGTACCAGGTGAAGCGGGGAGCGTCGGAGAGGTCTGTGACCCAGAGCATCCTCTCTGTCATCGGGGAATGTGTGGACCAGTTCGGCCCCGGGTGTGTGGGGGTCCAGAAGATCCTGAACGCACGCTGCCCCCTTGTCCGATTTTCACACCAGCCCTCGGGCTTTCAATGTGACCTTACTGCTAATAACag GGTGGCGATGAAGAGCTCTGAGCTCCTGTATCTGTACGGGCAACTTGACGAGCGCGTGCGCTGTCTGGTGTTCACCGTGCGCTGCTGGGCTCGTGTTCACGGCATCACCAGCAGTATACCCGGGGCCTGGATCTCCAACTTCTCCCTCACTGTCATGGTACTGTTCTTCCTCCAGAGGAGGAGTCCGGCTATTCTGCCCACGCTAGACCAGCTGAAAGATCTAGCAG CTGCGTCGGATAAATGTGTTATTGAAGGGAACGACTGCACAATTGTGAGTGACCTCAGCAAGATTAAActgcagaacaacacagagtcaCTAG AAAAACTGCTGCAGGAATTCTTTGAGTTCTATGGCACCTTTGCCTTCAACAAAATGTCCCTCAACATCCGTAAG GGCAAAGAGCAGAACAAACCCGAGTCGGCCGCCCTGTACATCCAGAACCCTTTTGAAACTTCCTTGAACGTTAGCAAGAACGTTAACGCAACACAGCTGGAACGCTTCGTGGCTTTGTGCCGCGAGAGCGCCTGGATGCTCCAGCAAGGGGAGGTCCTTAAACGAGGCTCCGCCCAGTCGTCTGGCTCCGTCCCGCCCTGGGGACTGGCGGCGCTTCTCCTCCCCTCGGTTGCCGAGGGAGCGGGGGTGAAAGGTCGCAGGAAGCGGAAGAGAGAGCCAGCAAGCGAGAGAATAAAGAGTCTACTGGACTCCCTCAAGTCCAATGGGGGAGGAAAGAAGAACCAACGCAGCTAG